AATGACCAAGAAAATTGACTCCATAAAGTTTTATAGGGTGAGTTTACTGTAACACAAGTGTTTTGGAACAGCCTTTTAATATTCACTCCTTGCAGGAAGTTGATGCTTTCACTGCAGTAAATCAAGAGATGGAACATTCAAGGCCGATTTCAAGAGCCCATTGCTCAGGCTCAACACCATCAGATGAATCATCTTTGGATCTTGAGAAATACTGTTGCAATCATTCTTACCAGCCTTCATTTAGTCCACCGCTTCAACCCCATGCATCAGCTGGGCAGCACTGTGAGAGTAGCGCTGCATACTTTTCATGGCCCTGTCGAATAAAAGATGATGCTGAAGAAAGGTCAAATTACTTTGCTAACCTACAGAAAGGGGTTTTGCCTGAAACTCTGGGCCATTTGCCAGAAGGTCAACGAGCAAATACCTTGCTTGAGCTCATGACCATAAGAGCATTTCACAGCAAAATCTTGCGTTGTTACAGTCTTGGCACGGCAATTGGTTTTCGGATTAGACGTGGTGTTTTGACGGATATACCTGCCATACTGGTATTTGTGTCACGGAAAGTTCACAAGCAATGGCTTACTCCAATACAGTGCTTACCAACAGCTTTGGAGGTAATAACAAAGATGACAAGACTTCAGTCATCTCCCCTTCACCTCTTCTGTCGAAGTTTTTGAATGCATTTTATATAACACACATGAagatcagaactgaattttttatgaaatattgCTAATTATCGGTaatttttaattcaaaatttctGTTCCTACTCTCCTTTCTTTTGGTgcatgtatctgtattatataaTAAGGGAGAGAAAATCACTCATCATTTTTTGTCTCCTTGTTATGGCTTTATTATTTGCTCAAAATATCCTCGCTATATGCATTAGTTAAtcaattgatttgtcttaactTTTTGAGCTAtttggtgtgtgtgtgtttgtgtgtgtgtttgatGTGCGTGTGCGTCTGTATATGTGATTATGTGTGCGTGAGTTGCGTAATGCACAttactttaaaaataatataatatatatatattttttaatatttaaatataccaGTGCTCTATCATATACTTGATTTAGTCATACTTAATGGGCATTATGATCAGCATTCATAAAGCAGCAAGTGTCGTCTTCAAACCTCCATTTATTATTAAGGAGGTATAGAAACTTGCTGAATGTGCTGTGCTTCTCCGTCCGGCTCTTCACTGTTCTGCGTTGATGCTGAAATTACGTTTACACCTTCAGGGACCAGGAGGTGTGTGGTGTGATGTTGATGTGGTTGAGTTTTCATATTTTGGTGCACCGGAGCCCACACCCAAGGAACAATTGTACACTGAGATTGTTGATGACCTGCGTGGAAGTGATCCATGCATTGGATCAGGTTCTCAGGTAACTTGGAAACAACGTACTGTTCTGAGTCTTTTTGGAAGTAACCATTTCTTGGAACATGTATATTTCTTCATTTTTAGCCATTTACTTGCCACTTACAGCATCTCCACTTTTTCTATAAATGGCAGGTTGCAAATCAGGAAACTTATGGTACCTTGGGTGCTATTGTGAGGAGCCAAACAGGGAATCGACAAGTTGGTTTTCTCACAAATCGTCATGTTGCAGTTGATTTAGACTACCCAAATCAAAAGATGTTTCATCCTTTACCGCCAACACTTGGACCTGGTGTTTATCTTGGTGCAGTTGAAAGAGCAACTTCATTCATTAGGGATGACCTCTGGTTTGGGATATTTGCTGGCATAAATCCAGGTTAGTTGTATGAACTCAATTTCTTATCGGTCAAAAGAAACAAAATATCGATAGCAGAGTAATGTCGGTGTAGTAAGTATCAAATGTAAGGAAATGGGAGCGTCTATCTTTTGCTCTCTTCTTAGATGTTTACATTCCCAATTTTCTAAGTACTGGATAGACGGAGCGGCACAATTTCATAATACTTGATTGTACTTGCAGAGACATTTGTGAGAGCAGACGGAGCATTCATACCATTCGCTGATGATTTTGACATGGCCGCCGTAACTACATCTGTGAAAGGGATAGGAGAAATTGGAAATGTGAAAACCATAGACTTACAATCTTCAATTGACAGTCTTGTTGGGAAGCATGTTATGAAGGTTGGAAGAAGTTCTGGTTTAACCACTGGCACTGTATTGGCATATGCTCTCGAGTACAATGACGAAAAAGGGATATGCTTTTTGACTGATTTTCTTGTCGTTGGTGAGAACCAACAAACATTTGACCTCGAAGGGGACAGTGGAAGTCTAATCATATTAAAAGGTGAAAATGGCGAGAAATCGAGGCCTATCGGGATTATATGGGGTGGAACCGCCAACAGGGGAAGGCTTAAACTAAAGGTTGGCCAGCCTCCGGAGAACTGGACTAGCGGTGTTGATCTTGGGCGCCTGCTCAATTTCCTCGAACTTGATCTGATCACTTCTGACGAATCTCTACGAGGTTGGTCTACTTTATATCTTCCACATGTTCTCACGTTTATGCTTCATTCGAAATGACATTTTGATCTTTTATACATGCGGAATCACTATAGTTGCTGTTCAAGAACAAAGAGCGGCTTCCATGGTTGGATCCAACGCTGGGGACTCGTCGCCTCCAGATATAATTCTTCCAAAAGACAAATCCAAGCCATTGGGTTTGAACATCCCGTTGGAAATTGGTGCAGCCGGACCAGATATAAATTCATCACCAGTGGATGGTGCGTTTGATTTGGAAGAAGGTCTCAACGCAGGTCCAAGTTTTGAGCATCAGTTCATACCCAGCTTTAATGGTGATCCCATAATGCATCAAAACGATCAACAACACAGGGATATGATACCTGAAAATCTCTCTGAATTGAAGAATGCTTCAGATGAAGACATAAGCTTTTCTTTGCAGCTGGGCGAGAAGGAGCCCAAGAGAAGGAAATCCGAGCATGTTCGGAGGATCGACGAACCAAAATGATCCCAAACTTGTGGCGTTTTACTCCCTTTCGTCCGTTCCGAGTGTCCAGTTTCCTGGGATGTGAGTTCCCGCAGGTTTTCCATGTAATATGCAACATAGCATCACAAGAAGAGCAAAGACATAATTAAGGTGGTTGCAATTTTCATTTATGCACGTGAGATATTACACTCACCACTTGTCTGCTTTCGTTTCTTCAAATTGTGATTTGAAATTCTTATTATAAATAttctcttgatttattcgaatttcttttaataatagAAACAAAGAAGTGAGCTGATAATTGATAAAAATAGTTATAAATTATATGAAATAAATTGATAATAATACTAGTAGTTATATTGTCAAAAAATTTAGAATTAGtaaaaaattgataaaattgaaaataacaaataataaataatattttcagaACCAGGGATGGCACCGATTTAATTAGAAAATTCAGTGTGATTAATTTATAATTctgatttttcattaaaaaaaaacaatttaaatcgATTTATTCGATTTCAATAACTTTCATAATATATCGGTTAAATTTTATAAAccgattttaaaatttaattttttttcctgaaaattaaactcattttttttactaaatCGAAACCTACAAGATTTTTCTATATAGATATAAAAAACCGAATTAAAAACGATTATTTGATcagtaaattttttattttaaaatggaatttctattaaaaaatataataaagatTGAATGTAAGAAATTGGTTTATTCAGTTTTACTTATTATTTGTTCATATCTCGTTTCGGTAGTATTTTCATTTATTGTCACTATCgttaattttattgattttgtaaattttaaaatattatactaattttaatttatttcatactACTTTTATCAATATTATTAGGTTTTCTAATTGaaataactaaaataattatatttataaaatataaaaataacattttcataaccaaGAGACGCCACGGGGTTTAAACCCCGGCccttatattatttatttttataaaacttaatatatgatattttgttaaatacttattttttttgtatttttattaaaataaaaaatcaaaaaataagaATTATCATTGTACATTATATTTAATAATGCTCGTTTAAACCACACTGGAATTCGTATTTGTGATGGAAGCAAAACCATAAATTAATGGGAATTCGACTCGGTACTAACATCCGATGATTCGAAGGTTCTCCCCCATATAGCAGGATCCATCTATCTATTTTCATTCTACTGGATTTTTGTTCAAGTTTGTCGGAACCTCAAATCCTTCATCTTGAAGCTTTATTGAAGGTCCGTTTCATTTCTTGAGCCCCCACTGGGTCAGTGATTTGTCAACGTTCTTCGCGCTTATTTTCCTATTGCTGAACAAGTTTCGGGGGGTGGGCAATAGGCATGAAAATGATGTGTATTGGGTtgcttataaaatatttttgcatttcGTTGATGGTTGATGGTGATGCTAAAGAATGGCAAGAGCTTGAAACTTTATGTCTATTAATTTAGATATGGTGTTGAATTCTGTAAAACTGGAGGGAAATATCTGaatcaattatttttcttattcaCACGTTTGTACACTGATGCCCTTTTATACACAATGAAGTAAAGAGAAGTAAAGAAAACGTGTTATGCAATGAACACGCTTATGCCTATGTGAATATCAACTAATAAAATGAATACTCAACTAATAAAATGAATACTAACTAACACTCCCCCTCAAGATTGGTGGAGGTTTAAAACACCAATCTTGGACAGCAAGTAGGTGTGTTGATCCTTTCCCAAGCTCTTGGTGAAAATGTCCGCGAGTTGATCGTTTGTGGAAACATAAGAAGTTTTGAGTAACTTGGACTGAATTTTTTCCCGTATCAAATGGCAATCTATTTCGATATGCTTCGTGCGTTCATGATAAAGTGGGTTGGCAGCGATATGCATTGCTGCCATGTTATCACAATACAAAGTGGCTGGTTCTGTAATAGACACACCCATCTCTTGAAGCAATCCAGTAACCCATACAATCTCACAAGACCAATGAATCTCCTACCATATGCTCATTTGCACCGGTATCTATTATCCAAGGAGCTTTGGTAGAATAAGATAATGATAATGAGTCCTTCTTCCCTGTACCTGCCATATTTGCCATAGGTTCATGAGGAGTTTCTGCATCACACTTTCCAAGCAGCTTTAAAATCTCAGCATACTGAGCCTGACTGAAAATTGGAGTATCTTGAGCCGCTGCTGTTGATGTGCTGACTGAATCACGCTCAACCACATTCGCCTCAAATTGTGGCTTTCTGTTCTTCATCACTTTCGGAGGAACAAATTTACCTTGAGGCTTGAACATTTTATGGCCTGGGGGATATCCATTAAGCCGATAACAAGTGGCTCTAGTGTGGCCATTCCAATTACAATAATCACATTTGAGAAATTCTTTCTGCTGTGATTCTCTTCGATTTTGATTAGAAAAAAATACCGTAGCTGGTGTCTCTATAGAGATGATAGCACGATGAGACTCTTCTTGGGAAATTATTGAAAATGCTTGTCCCACAGTCGGTAAAGGAGTCATCATAAGAATTTGGCTTCGGATTTGAGAATAACTCTCATTTAAACCCATCAGAAACTGAAGTAATCTCTGTTGTTGATCATGTTCAATATATTTCCGAGCTGTCGCACATTCACAAGAAGGAAGAGTTACCAAAGAGGAGTATTCATCCCACAGTTGTTTTAATTTGCAAAAAAATACTGAGATTGTACTATCTCCCTGTGTGATTCTTCCAATTTCTCGATGTAGAGTGAAGATCCGCGATCCATTCACTTTATCAAATTGCTCTTTTAAGTCAGACCATACAACAGATGCTTCAGTAGCATATACAATGCCTCGAAATATATCTTTACAAACCGTATTGTAGATCCAGGACAGAACCAGGGCATTACACCTCTCCCATTGTTGTGCTGTGAGAGATCCAGAGGCTGGACGCTTACAAGTGCCGTCTATGAATCCAGTTTTATTCTTCGCACGCAGTGCAATTAACATCGCGCGACTCCACACTCTATAGTTCTCAGtacctatcaactgatcagcaacTAAATTCATACCTGGGGTGTCCGAGGGATGAAGAAACAGCGGATCGTTGAAATTGGAATTCATCgccatttcaaattgaatctcCTCTGCACTATTGAACCGGGTAGCCAGCGAAGAGAAAATTTCCGAATTCAATCTCAAGTGAATTCTGAATTGCGCTGATCACTCATCGACTTCggcgctctgataccatgttgaaTTCTGTAAAACTGGAGGGAAATATCTGaatcaattatttttcttattcaCACGTTTGTACACTGATGCCCTTTTATACACAATGAAGTAAAGAGAAGTAAAGAAAGCGTGTTATGCAATGAACACGCTTATGCCTGTGTGAATATCAACTAATAAAATGAATACTCAACTAATAAAATGAATACTAACTAACATATGGAAACCACCGACTTGAATTTGGTTGCTCACTGGACTGTTGCTATGCTATTTTTGGAATGGGAATGGGAGTGAGAAtgcaataaaaagtaataatctttgGCTCTGGgttctttcttcttcttcttttttttttaaaaaaaaagacacgatttttatttttagttgttTCGGCTTGGTGGGTGTTCAATGGAATTTTAGTTAATTTCAGGGTaattgaataaattttttgttgttgtaatGCGCTGCAGATTTCTCTTGGAGATCAGAATCACCTATTTCATGAAATGAATTTGTTCCTTGAATTCAATTATCAATATTTGTATCTTTCTTATGATAGATATTAATTTATGCAGCAGGGAATTAGAAATTTGGTTGTTTTACTATCGTGTATAATTGGAGTCTCTGCAGACTACCATGGCAGCCCACATTGGGTCGAGTAAAACTTGTCCATCTAATTCCGTCTGAAGGTCTTCCATTGGATGCATACAAGTTGTTTGTCTCAACTTTGTCCCAATCACTGGTTCAGTATTCAGCTGCCATTATCCAACTAACTATCTGTGATGCGTCTCTTTTGAGGTCCTTTCTTGAGACTTCTCGACTATACTTTCTTCATAAGCCACCCTTTCCTTCCACAGATATAATTGATGATTCCCGTAAATGGTGCAAAACATCTGGTTACCATGCAGACCCTCAAATGTGGCAAGAGACTTGTGATTTTAGACCTGGGGTCACTTTTACCGAACCCACTAATGAAACTGAAATCCCTCCATCTGGTTTAGTCGACATTTTCGGGCTGCTCGGAAAAGTGTGTGGGGGTGTATTGGATGCCATGACCTTTTATTTAAATCTCCGTAGTTCGCCTTTCACCGAGATACTCGATAATCTTCCATTGAGAAATCGGGAAGTATCATCATCTGTACTGTCCGTTTATTGTCATGGAAGGCCTTCTTTTATGCATCATAATATAGCTGCTCGAGAAGATGGACAGCTAGTTATGTTCTCTGATCCTGATGAGCATCAGGTCGACAGAACATCTTCTCCTTCTCTGTCATATATTTGAGAAGTGTAGTAGTGTAAATATCTGTGTGGATAAGAAAAGTAACTGATTGTGCATGTCAAAATGTCTATTAATTTTCCTGACAAACACATTACTTGCGGTCTGATGTCATAAAATGTATGTATTTTTCTCCGAACATGAATTAAGTATGACCCATGTGGGAAATATTGCTTGTCTGCAACTTTACTAAACGACTGGATTCACAATCCAACTTTTTCGGTCTTTTCCTATGTTAGTTGTTTCCACACATATTTATGAATATGTGGTTTTCCATTCCTCTTAGCCGTGTGGTTGTTTGATTTAAATGGTTTAGCACAAGTTCCCACGCTTCCATGCATGATTCATCCAAATcaaattaacataaaatatgattgaatGTGAACTATAAATGAGGGTAAGGAACCCAAACAAGCACTGGTAGTGGTGTGTAAAGGACATTTGACGACGATGTCTCTACTAGACTAGGCATGTGTCTGTTGGAATTTGCAAAGCATGCTTTGATTTGTATTTTATGACCAATTTTGCATTATATTAGTGGTTCAATCCTGTTGTTAGAGTTTTGAATATTTGTAATAGCTTGAATTGTCAAGGAAAAACAAACAAGCACCTTAAATTATACGTTTTTTGGAGTAAGATTTATTTATTCTGTTTTTGTAACAGTAGGGGGTAAAATGTTCTAATAACAATAATCGAAGATTCCCTACTCTGCATATAAGTAAGCAACCCGACTTTCTGTGAACTGAAAGTAGTTGTCTCGTTTTACATCATCCAGAGCATTGTAAGTGCTTAGTTATTGCACGTCCGAGGGAGGAATACAAGTGGAGTATATCCATGTAGATTTTTTCTGTCAAAACATGGATCTTCTATTTCAagtcaaattaagaaaaaggaGCTGATACAATCTGTATCATTAGTGGGAGAACCATCGTCTATTCATCATTCGTTACATCTTTAGATTTCAAAGTTTAAGAAAAATGGTAAAAACGGTCACTTGTATAACAAAGATTACTTCATAAAAATTTTCCTCTTGTACTAGTTGCTCTCTGTATGAAGTTTATAGTAGCAGTTACTTGGATTGATGAAATACTGGAACAGGATCTACAAAACCAAGTATGCCGTGGAAGAAAAATGTTTCGAGGGATAAACCTCTTCCACCCTCAAAACAGGCTTCGCCTTGAGAATTCAAGATATTGCTGATAAGAAAGGCATTAAGTTGAGATTCTGAACTTTAAAGGAATGTGCAAATCATATTCAGTCACTTGAGAGTCCGTGTGCAAATATAATGATGGAGATTGGATGGCCGCCTGGAGTTCCATTTGTTCATCCGCATGATCTCCCTAACAAGGCAAAGATTGGTTGCTTGAAACCTATGAACCTGGATGGTCCGAAGTCTCGAATAAGCTTAACGAAACGTATAATGCCATCTCCATAACCGGTGACTTCTTCTGACTTTGATTTTGTCAATTTGTTGACCATGCTATGTTATCTTCCATCTCTGAGTGCATGTTTTCCTCTAAACTGCGATTCCTGTCTCTGAAATTTAAATTGTGATACGTAATTTTCCTTTTGCTGCTGCTTTCCATTTATAAAGAGGCAGTGTCTTATTTTTGGTAAACGTAACATGCAAATTTTGAATGGTGCTGCAGGTTAAACTTGTATCTGGATGGAGACAATGAGTTCGATGtgaattttcttgaatttgaaCATATGAAAACTATCCTGATTTTAGATTCTAATGACCTCATCAATGGCTTTCCTGTAGTGTCTTTTGGAGTTTCAGTTTCCGTAACTATTCAGACGCTGAAAACCTGTTCCTACTTCTGCTATGATGATTATATATTGTCCATGTTAGTGTTACGTGATTCAAATGCTTATATGGACACGGTAGGTCTCATGTTGTAACACTTGCACCGAGGTTAAGGGGGTTTTATCCCACCTGAATTTTCAACTCTCATTTCCGTCGATTTGTTTTGCACGACTTGGTGGTTCTACTCTTTGGGTCACCACTCCGACACCGCTTAGCGCCAGCTCTATGCCTCATGCTGAGGCTGCTTTTTCGTCACCAGGAATAGAATATATGTAAACGAGTAAATATTGAGAACAGAGTAGTAGAACAATGCGCTATTGATTTTCTGGTTTCTTTTTTGCTCTGGTTTCTCTTTAGCTCATGCCTCGTTGTATCACAAGGCATCTCGATAGGATAATGTGTTTTCTGATTGTTGAAGCGATTAGATATGATGTGGACTGGTGCAAGGTAAATAATGATAGAATAGTGAGAGTTAGACCAATAAAAAAATTCTGTATGTACGTATGCATGTAGTTTTGTACTAAACTCGGTCATGACTTACATCACTAGCAGCTGGTTATGGACTTGTGGTTCCATAACCAATACAATatacaatattatttttttaaaaaagtattttTCCTTCGATTTTGTGATCGTTTAAATTGCCAATTCCAAATAAATTACATCTAATACAGAACCCAAAAGATACATCTGGTTTTCAAAA
The Primulina tabacum isolate GXHZ01 chromosome 9, ASM2559414v2, whole genome shotgun sequence DNA segment above includes these coding regions:
- the LOC142555814 gene encoding protein NARROW LEAF 1-like; the encoded protein is MEHSRPISRAHCSGSTPSDESSLDLEKYCCNHSYQPSFSPPLQPHASAGQHCESSAAYFSWPCRIKDDAEERSNYFANLQKGVLPETLGHLPEGQRANTLLELMTIRAFHSKILRCYSLGTAIGFRIRRGVLTDIPAILVFVSRKVHKQWLTPIQCLPTALEGPGGVWCDVDVVEFSYFGAPEPTPKEQLYTEIVDDLRGSDPCIGSGSQVANQETYGTLGAIVRSQTGNRQVGFLTNRHVAVDLDYPNQKMFHPLPPTLGPGVYLGAVERATSFIRDDLWFGIFAGINPETFVRADGAFIPFADDFDMAAVTTSVKGIGEIGNVKTIDLQSSIDSLVGKHVMKVGRSSGLTTGTVLAYALEYNDEKGICFLTDFLVVGENQQTFDLEGDSGSLIILKGENGEKSRPIGIIWGGTANRGRLKLKVGQPPENWTSGVDLGRLLNFLELDLITSDESLRVAVQEQRAASMVGSNAGDSSPPDIILPKDKSKPLGLNIPLEIGAAGPDINSSPVDGAFDLEEGLNAGPSFEHQFIPSFNGDPIMHQNDQQHRDMIPENLSELKNASDEDISFSLQLGEKEPKRRKSEHVRRIDEPK
- the LOC142556383 gene encoding uncharacterized protein LOC142556383; its protein translation is MGKFGCFTIVYNWSLCRLPWQPTLGRVKLVHLIPSEGLPLDAYKLFVSTLSQSLVQYSAAIIQLTICDASLLRSFLETSRLYFLHKPPFPSTDIIDDSRKWCKTSGYHADPQMWQETCDFRPGVTFTEPTNETEIPPSGLVDIFGLLGKVCGGVLDAMTFYLNLRSSPFTEILDNLPLRNREVSSSVLSVYCHGRPSFMHHNIAAREDGQLVMFSDPDEHQVDRTSSPSLSYI